DNA from Ailuropoda melanoleuca isolate Jingjing unplaced genomic scaffold, ASM200744v2 unplaced-scaffold3306, whole genome shotgun sequence:
ACAGCAAAAGTCAGTGTTGTGCAGGGCGCTGATGAATCTATATATTCCAAGCAAAGTAACATGCTTTNTCTTAATATATattccaattatttaaaaaatattaacccccaatgtttattaatatatttactcCGATCCTTATAACTTTGTGTGAGGGCAAGCATTTCAAAGGATGACTGTAAGgttcagaggggttaagtaatttgccaagaTGTATAGATCTCATTAGTGTCAAGGCAGAAACTAGAAGGCCTTAAATATTCTCAGACGGAAACACAGCAAAAGTCAGTGTTGTGCAAGGCGTTGATGAATCTATATATTCCAAGCAAAGTAAcatgctttcagttttttctttttaaaatattttttccttgggCACCTGCTTTTTGCAGGGTGTCCCCAATGAGAATGCATATGATGTGCACCCAGGAGGCACAGCCTTTTTTATCCAGACGCCCCAGGAGAAGAGCAGCATATGCTAGTGTGATGCATGCACCCACGGTAACGCGGGTTTGAGGGCAGCCATCACCGACAGactgaatctatttttttccatataggaCATGAACATCCCTATGGAATTAAAATGAGCCATCTTCCATCTACTACACTGCTGCCACAGACACCGGAGGACTCCAACTCTCCTTCCACCCTCCAGGAGTCCCTCCTTCTGAAGCAGGGCATCGCAGAGATGCAAGGCCAGTTCATCCTGAAGCCCAGGCACCTGACCCAAAACCAGCAAGGGAGAGGTgagccccttccctttcttcaagTGCCTTCTCTTGGCTTGTGTCTCCACCCTTGACCACAAATTCATGGCACAGAGCTTATTCtctctgtggggggtggggaggaacaatATAGGCAAGAACCCAACAACTACACAGAATCAAGCTTAGAGAAACCCAAAGGTCTGAAATCAAAACCCAACTCACTCTCtaggaaggttttttgttttaattcttctagGTAGACCATTACTCCTTCCTCTGTATCCCTAGAGCACTTTCTACATAGAATTATGTGTGTAcacatctgtatgtcttattaGAGCACAAGCTTTTTGTGGCCTGAAAACAGGTGTTCCCCATTCCAGGGTTTTGTCTAGTATCTCAGGCCATCACAGGATGGGATCAAATGACTGCATGGCTTAGACACACCTGGAATGGAAGAACTCAGTGGAGTAAAGAGTTAAGGAACTGAACTGGACTTATTCTGGGCTAAGCCTGAAGTGGCCTTGGGGTTCCAGGTAGAATTCAAGTCTCAATTCTGCCCCTATTTTCCATGTCTGCTTCAGAGCTAGGTCAAGGCTGTAGCTAAACAGAATGTTTATGGTCAGGGCTTTTTAATCATCCTCCTTGCTATTTTTCCCCTAACGCTCCATTATTTTCCCactaatatttctttctctgatgaaaatgttattaatctGTATTCATATTTGGCccaaaatagaaagtattttattgttatgaTTGTTATTCTATGAGCACaaagtttcaaaaattttatttttcaatattcataCCCTAATTCGAGCATTAGGAAACATTAACCCAAATCTTGCCAGGACTGTTTAAGAAAGGATAGGTTTCTATCAAGATAGCTTGTTTAATCATTCACATTTTTCATGGCcatagcatatatttttattaggcACAGAGGCAACATGAACTCTAACACCAAATAATGTACATTACAAAACATCCCGCTAAGCCTGAAATACCTTTGAGAGAAAGTATACAACTCAATGTCTACTTGCTTTCTGTATATAGTCATAGATACATAGCTTTCTATCAAGGGATACAATATTCTTAAGAGCATTCTTCTTATTAAAGCTGAATAATGGTATGTATTTGGGTAGTTTTAGAAATANATATTTGGgtagttttagaaataattaaactAGGGTAAGAGTAGGGAACCCAGGTTGCTTACAACTCAACTTATATATTAACATGTATCTGAAGCAAATGCATACATTTTGATGTACAGGAATCCCCTCCTGGATTTAAGAATGTATttgctgtcttccttctctccctttaaaatgGCAGGGGTATCAATTTCAGGGTAGGAAGAAAGAGCCTTAGTTAAGCAAAGTGGTGGCAATCCTTCATGATTNNNNNNNNNNNNNNNNNNNNNNNNNNNNNNNNNNNNNNNNNNNNNNNNNNNNNNNNNNNNNNNNNNNNNNNNNNNNNNNNNNNNNNNNNNNNNNNNNNNNNNNNNNNNNNNNNNNNNNNNNNNNNNNNNNNNNNNNNNNNNNNNNNNNNNNNNNNNNNNTCAATTTCAGGGTAAGAAGAAACAGCCTTAGTTAAGCAAAGTGGTGGCAATCCTTCATGATTTCCTACCTTCTAGAGGTTGCAAGATCAAATAGAGAATGGGAGTGATGTCTGCTTTGGGGGGAAGAGATGTCTAGACTGCCTTAGGCCCCCTGAGCTAGGAAATTACTTTCACCAAGGCTGCCATGAGCCATGCCTTGTGCTGAGTAGTACATTATATTTAGTGCAATGAGTTGTAGGCAGCAGCATTTACGTTAAAGTTGAGCAAACCGAAGCTTAACAATTTTTGAGTAATTTGtctaagtggcagaaccaggatgcTTCTGGTTCTTAGATCCTGGTCTCTCTGATCAGGCACCATGAGTGTTGCCACCCACATGAGTGGACATGGTGACACACTCACTACATCCCAGTAAAGCCGAGTGGACAGTTGGCTAGGGGTGTTTGGTGAAATGTTGCTCATCTGTTTATCCTTCTATACCTTGGCTCCTCTGTGGACTTTTAAAGAGTTCAGTTATTTAAGCAGATTATTTAGGCAAATGTTAAGGTATCTTACAAGGGAAACACTCCTGGCTGAGCAGTAGAAACCTGAACTCAGCTTTTCACGGCCAATCACCTGTTCTTTGTAAAGCTCTTCTGCATTTCTTTGATAGGGAGTGTTGGGTAATTCTAAATCATCTCTGGAAATTGGgggtaaataaatacattcataatccctcattgtttttctttttgtatgttttctttcaagccttgtacttgtatgtgtgtgtacatacatgtatgtttgagtgtgtgtgaggAATTGTATGCAATTCATTGTGGATTAGGCTCTTTTCAGTAAAtatcaaacatatttaaaaaaaaatcgcctctgggtagctcagtggggtATCACAAGAAAACACAGCCACCTGGAATCTTACCACATCACCAGCATGTAATGACtacttcccaggaccctgactgcAGAGAGTCATGCTTGGACACGGCCCAGGGCAGAGGCACCAGAGGCTGGCTGAGAAATGGGGTCATGCAGATGGTGTCATGAAAGGCAGATCCTTTTGATGGTAGAAAGTTGAGCACTCAGAAAGCCAAAGAGGCAATCTAAGGCTGGGAGGAGACTCACTGTGAAAGCAGATGATCACCAAACTCAGCTTGATTTGAATACCAAATCTTTTAAGCCTTTAAAATCGGATCTGACACCCGATGAATCCACTGATCATACTTACCCACAGGAAGCAAACAACTGCAAGTTAAGTACCTCATGATACAGGTCAACGCGCAGTAGACGGCACTGGAAGTATTGACCCTGAGTCCGATCAGGTCTCCAGGCTTAACCATCAGTTTGCAGGATCTGGGAATAACACATTCACCATGAGGATGCTATTAGCCAATTTCAGAACATAGAGGATTTTATACAACAAATGACTCTGTTTCCCTCTTCTAACCATTGCAATGAACATACTATAAAATGGCAAGGGTGAAAATAAGGTTAAGTGAATTAAATTACTACTACTAATCTCATTTCTTCCTTAGACTCAGACCAGAATACAGTTAAAAGGCATTCTTTCAGAAACTGGGCCTTTTGGCAGAGCACCAGCCCTTGCCAGGACAACCAGTGCACAGCGCCACCTTCTGCAAAGCCAGGACAGCTCTTCGGAGTTTCCCTCACGGATGTGTGTGACAAGGACAACTGGCCCTCTGCAATTCTGGTAGGTTTTCTCATTTTGGTCTTCAATGGCCCTCCTAAGGAGGAGAAACTCTAAGAGGCCAAGTGTTCTCACCCAAACGTATCCCCAAATGGAGACATCATTAGACAGCCCCTGACTTTGGCTGAGAAGCTTTGTTACTGTTATTTCAAAGAACAGAATCCGATTTAGGTACTGCAAAGTCATGAGGCAAATACAACAGGAAAAGACATTCTTGTCCATTCCGCTTGTTTATTATTTCCACCAAGACCCACGTAGGCCTGTTCAGATTAGTCAAAATGGACTCTGTGTATGAGTCTCTGAGCATCCACCTCAGCTTCACATTCTCCCTTCATTGCCTTCCTGAACTCACATTCGTCTCAAGTCTCCTTCAGCTGAGTCTACTCAGTCTAACAACTGGAAACATCTCACACAAGCATAAAGATGTCCTCTGGCAAATATGAATCTGTTATTCCTAATGGAATATGTCAAATGAAAGCCACAGAGTTTGGCCTGTGTTGTCTCAATCTGGTGTATTGAATTGTCAGTGTTGACATTTATCGAGTATCTGGTATCTCTGCAAGCACTGTACTAGACGTACGGAATGTTCTGCAAGGTATGAAGAAATCTATCACGTTAGTTCCATGCTATGTACTACCCCAGTCCTTGCATCACAGCAAATTTAGAGGGTAGCTAGGATTGTCATCCTCTGCTCCTCacaaatgaattagaaaagcCTCAGTACAGTATGTATGTGCCCCAGGTCACACAATAGGTAAGTAGCATAATAGATTTCAGATCCCTAGGATTACCTGCCTGCAGCCCTTACTATCTTTCTACACTGCAGGGAGAGGACATGAAGATTGAGCAAAAGACAATGAAAGAGTCATGCAAAGGGAATgtaatcagagaaggagaagagagtttTTGAGCctgattttaaaagagagaaggaaatagaggaaGTAGGAATGGAGTATACAGCCacttaaagagaaataaacaaatgggaaatgAGTATAGCAAAAAGATTTCCATACGTGGGGAAGAGCATCTATGTAAGGAAATACTGAGAAAAGAATGGTGAAGTAGGAAACAGTGATTCCACAAAGGCCTTGAAACAGAGAAGTTTGATTTAAAAGTGTAAATTCAGTGAAAAgggaaatctgattttaaaaagtgtttaaaatgtttcagtgTATGACTCTAAAATGGATTTTGGGTAGAAAATACATAGAGACACTGAAAAAAAGAACCCTAAATTGACTTTagtccttccagctctaaaacaTACCATCACATTCCCTCGCTCCTTCAAAAAGGAGGCAAGCTCGTGCTCTGGGCTTGTGGATACGAAATGCCATATACTTTACTTTCCTTGCTACAGGATANGGCTTGTGGATATGAAATGCCGTATACTTTACTTTTCTTGCTACAGGATATGCTTTGCTTTATCAATCAAAAAGGGCCACTCACAGAAGGCATCTTCAGAAAATCAGCCAATATGAAATCATGCAGAGTCCTAAAGGAGAAACTAAATTCTGGGGACAAAGTGAACTTGGACAGTGAATCTGTTCTTGTGGTAGCATCTGTCTTAAAGGTAGGGAAAGTTCTAGCATTATCTACACATGAGTAACTGAAGCTATGATTGGTGTACTTCATCATGACTGCCCAAGTACCACAATAGGCATAATAGACTAAGAACCTGACAAACTGAAAAACACTtcacaaaatcaaaatttaaggaagctacttttaaagtagctttttaaaagccccatatgttagaaatattttgttttcaccaCACTTCGCCCTCCCCGCCTTCGCTCCTGAAGACTCCATGCAAAATACTAATGCTAATATGactactagtaataataataaatttcaaaatatacacttACACATACACAATGTTTACCAAAGCAAACATCCTCACCACCCTCCTAATGAAGGCaaagtttctgaaagaaaattcatagtaaacatttgaaaatagttGAAGTTTACCATAGTaagcaaatatttgctttatgctGAGTCAAAAAAGGCTCAGTGAGGCCACCAAATCATTCTTAGCCATCACGCTTCCCCCTTTCTTAATGCCTTTTACTATATAAGTTGTGTAAGGATGACTTCACCATTTGTGCCTCCTTTCAGCTTTACCATCCTTGGCAtccttttgttaatatttgtttcatCTAGCCCACCATCCAAGGTTATAACTACATGGTAACCAGCACCTACCTTTCGCCTCTTCTTANAAATCTAACTTTTGGAGTAGATGcaacagacaaaattaatttggaattcTGAAAAGTCAATAGATTTACGTAAAACATAGACTAATTTTGAAATGATACAGCTAAATCACAGGTATCCAGTTACATTTCTAAaaggggaacagagaaagaaacagagaaatacaacAGACAAAGAATTTAATCCACCCACCTTAGCCCTTGTTAACAGCTCTGAACAAAACTACGTTAATGTAGCAATGACAGCAATCTTAGAATCTCGGTCACACTTGGGTCTTTCCTTGTCCCCCACTAATGTTCGATGATATGATAAGTAGCAAAGTCCAGAAATGACTTAGTTAACCACTACTACACTGGGGCCATAGTAATGTACACTAGTAATATACATACAGGCATCAAGAGACAGGGGAAGAATGATGATAAAGTAGGTATGCGAATAGCAAGATGAGTGTCACCCTCTGTAAGGTGCACACATGGAACTGATTTTCTAGCAAGAGTTAGTAGGTTCTTTCCTATTTCCATGTTATAAGGACAGAGTAGGAAGAGGGTAACCACTTGTGGGTATAGTTCTTAGACAGTTCGACAGTTTTCTCTTCCTAAAGTTGGCTGATCTTGGTGGAGAATCAGNCACACATGGAATTGATTTTCTAGCAAGAGTTAGTAGCTTCTTTCCTATTTCCATGTTATAAGGACAGACTAGGAAGAGGGTAACCACTTGTGGGTATAGTTCTTAGACAGTTCGAAAGTTTTCTCTTCCTAAAGTTGGCTGATCTTAGTGGAGAATCAGACTCTGCAACCTTGGCCTTGATAATATCATGTCAAACTAGCTGGAGAATTGGCCTTAACTAGAAATGAATATATCTTCAGGACCACAGTGGGTTTGCCATTAGAGTCTCGACTTTTATACagttaagaaaaggaagaatgaagcaaTTATGAGAGTAGCTTTCTTCCAAGGAGCACACATACCTCAAGTCAGAAGACCCAGTTCTTTCCTAATATGTGTGCAAGCGCACACCTGTTTGTGTCTTGTTTCAGAAATTTTCTTGCTAGAAATAAGAGCTAGCACTGAGTCTAGAACAAGCAAAATGGGTACGTGTATTTCTGTCTAAGAAACTAATAGGATTTAGGATGGTCTATAGCCAGACCCTGTCAGTTTGTGGTAGTTTGCAAAAAAGTATGCAAAAAAATAAGTTGCAGATGATAGAAGGGAGCTTTATCTTCATTTCCACCACAGCCTAAGCTCTGCTTTTATGCTTCTAAGTTTTAGTTGGAGAAAATTCAAGCACCTGCTTCTGCATGTGCAAGTCAATGGAGAGTGAGAGCCGAGCTCCGTGTGGGTCACATTTGAATATCTGTGAAGGAAGTAGGGGCTGAACTGAgttttttaactaaatattttctctgtaatatttcCAGTATATATNGTGCAAAAAATAagttgcaggggcgcctgggtggcacagcggttaagcgtctgccttcggctcagggcgtgatcccggggttatgggatcgagccccacatcaggctcctNACTGAGTCTAGAACAAGCAAAATGGGTACGTGTATTTCTGTCTAAGAAACTAATAGGATTTAGGATGGTCTATAGCCAGACCCTGTCAGTTTGTGGTAGTTTGCAAAAAAGTGTGCAAAAAATAAGTTGCAGATGATAGAAGGGAGCTTTATCTTCATTTCCACCGCAGCCTAAGCTCTGCTTTTATGCTTCTAAGTTTTAGTTGGAGAAAATTCAAGAACCTGTTTCTGCATGTGCAAGTCAATGGAGAGTGAGAGCCGAGCTCCGTCTGGGTCACATTTGTATATCTGTGAAGGAAGTAGGGGCCAAACTGagtttttttaactaaatattttctctgtaatatttccaatatatattttctataatatatacCTATATCTTTATCTCCATAAGGATTTTCTTCGAAATATCCAAGGAAGTATATTTTTATCTGATCTCTATGACAAATGGCTTGGTGTTATTGATCAAGGGAACgaggaggagaaaataattgcGGCCCAGAGGTAATGAGGCAATAGTTACTCTACTCTGCTTACATCTCAAAAATACAGCCAACATACTGTTAGGAAAATATTGGCTTACATTTTGCAGCTTTGTCCACTCAAATAATGGACAATGCCAAAGAGTTTCAATTCTTCACACCCATGGAGGCCAGCTTCAGAATAGAGGCATGCCTTAGGGCTATCATTGTTCTTCTCCTGATCTTACTAACGTGGGATCCTTGGCCATTTTACACCTTCTGAATATGAGACTGTTAGACGAAATCCACTGGTCTCAGAGAAATGCTAGAACATCAACTGCCAGTGGTATGTaagtttttcaaacatttaactAACCAGAGAGGTTTTTATCTGGTTCAGGAACTGAAGTCACTGAAACATTTCTGTATACATGCGTGCCTGGAACTCTGCTACAGTGGGTTGTGTACTAGACATACAAAGACGTACCCTGTTCCCTGTCTCTGTATTTCCAACCTCCTAAGTGGAATCACTTGCCTTATTTAAAAGTGCATTTTTCTGACCTTAGGCTTTTAGCCCAGCTGCCAAGAGCGAATTTTGTTCTCTTGCGATACCTTTTTGGAGTGTTACACAACATTGAGCAACATTCCTCATCCAATCAGATGACAACTTATAATTTATCAGTGTGTATAGCCCCAAGCATTCTTTGTCCACCTAATTCCTGCAGCTTGGAATTGGAAACAACGTCATAAGAAAGGTAATGAGAGCTCTCATTTTTGTCCCATGGCGGGGGGGCGGGGTAGAATCCCAACTCTGAACCGGAAATGTGCTTTAGTAACTCTGATGGATCAGTTTTGAAAAGTGTACATTGTCATTAGGCTCCCCTGGAGTGGCAGAGTTCTTTATCCTCCTCTGGTGGGGTCTGGAAGGGGGTGTCGTTAAGCTGGAAACTCAGAGTAGTTGAGTCACTTTTTCCCCATCCAGGAGACTAAACACTAGACTGactaaacaaaagagagagaagagtcacATGATATGACAGAAAAGAACCTGGGCTTTGGAGTTTCACAAGTCAAGGTCCAACTCTCAGCCTAATCCTCGAGGGACTTGTAACCTTGGGCAAAGCCAT
Protein-coding regions in this window:
- the LOC100464290 gene encoding rho GTPase-activating protein 20 isoform X1, translated to MSLPMLGITGSEKDHQLWVSSGKESAPHPLIGHEHPYGIKMSHLPSTTLLPQTPEDSNSPSTLQESLLLKQGIAEMQGQFILKPRHLTQNQQGRDSDQNTVKRHSFRNWAFWQSTSPCQDNQCTAPPSAKPGQLFGVSLTDVCDKDNWPSAILDMLCFINQKGPLTEGIFRKSANMKSCRVLKEKLNSGDKVNLDSESVLVVASVLKDFLRNIQGSIFLSDLYDKWLGVIDQGNEEEKIIAAQRLLAQLPRANFVLLRYLFGVLHNIEQHSSSNQMTTYNLSVCIAPSILCPPNSCSLELETTS
- the LOC100464290 gene encoding rho GTPase-activating protein 20 isoform X3 yields the protein MSLPMLGITGSEKDHQLWVSSGKESAPHPLIGHEHPYGIKMSHLPSTTLLPQTPEDSNSPSTLQESLLLKQGIAEMQGQFILKPRHLTQNQQGRDSDQNTVKRHSFRNWAFWQSTSPCQDNQCTAPPSAKPGQLFGVSLTDVCDKDNWPSAILDFLRNIQGSIFLSDLYDKWLGVIDQGNEEEKIIAAQRLLAQLPRANFVLLRYLFGVLHNIEQHSSSNQMTTYNLSVCIAPSILCPPNSCSLELETTS
- the LOC100464290 gene encoding rho GTPase-activating protein 20 isoform X2, which translates into the protein MSHLPSTTLLPQTPEDSNSPSTLQESLLLKQGIAEMQGQFILKPRHLTQNQQGRDSDQNTVKRHSFRNWAFWQSTSPCQDNQCTAPPSAKPGQLFGVSLTDVCDKDNWPSAILDMLCFINQKGPLTEGIFRKSANMKSCRVLKEKLNSGDKVNLDSESVLVVASVLKDFLRNIQGSIFLSDLYDKWLGVIDQGNEEEKIIAAQRLLAQLPRANFVLLRYLFGVLHNIEQHSSSNQMTTYNLSVCIAPSILCPPNSCSLELETTS